In the Dysidea avara chromosome 14, odDysAvar1.4, whole genome shotgun sequence genome, ATTCCTTGTAAAAATTGCATGTGTGCTGATCTGGTATAgttacaggctgtgcctttataCCGTGTTAATCATAATTGATATCTTGATCATAGGCATTGTCTCagtacttatcactgtcaactAGAATTTTATATTGGTGAGGCAGACCTTGTGGTGGTCCTGTgtctgggagcatgcctccccacaaggaaattttaaaaataggtGCATGTTACAAGTTTGAATCTGGAGGTAATTTTATTCATACCAATTGATTGCAGGGCCTACCATAATAATACATATATAGCATGTAActatatattatttatttatatttattttggCTAAGAGGCTAGAATAGCCTGTACACCAAATCATGATAGAAAAACATACGTATTATTAGTCCAATGCATATCCAGCTCTGACTTAAGTCGTTCAATGAGTGTGCCTCAATAATATGCTGCggtaaactgttccaagaaTTCACTACACGATGAGAAAAAAAGGTTACTTCATAGCAAACAAGAAGAATGGCATTTGTAAATTTTAAATGAGTGTatatattattatcaagtctactTAACCCTCGTTCAGCTCTACACAAAGGGCACCGCTTCATTATTGCCTCTGGGCCTGAGTACCAGTTGCGACAGCATGTGTCACAGCTAAGTGTGCTTTTACAGCATCTTGCCAGCATTAGTGGTGGTTTAATGGGCATACTGTGACAAATCCTACACTTAAAATTTTCTGACAGTGATGTCTTTAAAGCGATTGGTATTTGCAACTTGCTGTCTGCTGCACACATGCGAATTTCTTCAATGTGTTCCTTCATCTGTTCAATGTTTGCAGCAACTCCACTCAAATTTTCTACTATAGTGTAGCTGATCATCCCATCAACTACTTGCTGTTTAATTTTCTTATGCCTTGGCTCATCTAATTCGTTGTCCGAGCTATCAGTATTTTGTACAACTGCATAAACCTTTCTCTTTGGACTTTTCCAGAATGCCAATCCTATAACAAAAGAAAGATTAGATGACTCAGCTAGCTATATGGATATGTATGATGTGCACTGTTTTGGTGCTATAGCCGGGCACAGTTTTGTGTAAAAAGTACACTTCATTTTTTTtatcatgtatatatacatttgtGTAACTAtaagctagctacatacctTTTGTTGCAGAACCTTCCTCTATTGGTAGACCATCACTTGTGACTATAATATAGTTGGGTCCCCATTTTCTCTTGACAACGCCAAGAATATAATTAACATTTGCTGTTGCTTCTTCCAACTCCACAAAAATTTGGCTAATCTCTTTAAATTCTATCTTCTTTTTGTGCCTGGTCTGAATAGGTTCAGCCTTGATAACTCTTAGGCTGTAGGACTGACCGGTACTCTGATGCCGGTAAACAACAGACTGGAATCCAGAGCTACTACCTCGGCTAGAACCGGGACTGCTGCGGACATCTTCCGAGAGCGGAGTGCTGGTTAAAGAGCGCGGGCGAGGAGGCAGCAAATTACCGCGAGTTGTGCCTTGCAAGCTAGGGCCCTCCACAATTAATATGGCATGGCATGAAAGGCCCTGGTTTGACAAATCAAAGTTGCCACTAGGCAAAGGAAAGTACAACGTTTCTTCAAGCTCTTCCCTCAGCCAAGTAGAGGAAGGGTCAACCTATAAAAATAATGCATCAGTAATGGTAATAATGCAAAGTGATCTATATAGCTAGTGGTAACTAACCTGAAACAATCGCCGTAGTGTGTCAACAGTGACTTGCTCAAGCCGTAGCTCATGCGAGTCACAGCCTTGGCGTTCAAGCATCACTGTAACACGAGAAGATGATGCCATGGCCAACTCCAGCTGTCTGTTACAACTAAAAATTAAGACAATGAGAAATCAGTTTAACAGTACGTGTGAAGCCACCACATTACGCATGCGCATTTATAGCAGGTTTACTTCCGGCGATATTTCCGGCACAACTGGTGGCCCGGCGCCTCTTGCATTCATTGCTTTTCGGCTAATGCCATTCTTTTACAGTGAAATCTGTGTGCCAAGGACCAATTTAGTTTGATTGGGTAGTCAGCAATGTGCTGGTGACACCTAGGGGCACAGGGCGTCCAAAAGATGCATAGCTATACAGACTATACATAATATAAGTCTATAATAAACAAAGTATCATGCAGTACAGTTATAGGAGATTTCTCTGAAAAGTGGTAATTGATCCAGATTCGATTACAGGTATGGGTATATTATTCCAGTCACTAATTGTTCTGGGATAGCTAGAAGCTGTACAAGTGAGAATTAGGGCCGGCCATCTTTTTGTCATTGCAAAATTGGTACTACGGAGAAGAAGAGGGTCTGGCAAAAATTTCTCCCTACCCCGGAAATGAAGATAATTTCTATAGTATGATAGCTAGTTAATGGATACTTTATGACCActtccatgcatgcatgtgctgaAGTCTGAGATCCAACAGCTGAATGACCTTCCAAAATGTAGCATGCAATCAATGACCAATCAAATTCAGATAGATATATATAGCATTGATGTTGTGTGCAAGAGGCTGATCCAGTACAACTCATGACTTTGAATTTAATCTCCTAAGATGCTGTACCACTATACCCATCAGCAGTGATTGCTGATGGGTATAGTGGTAGCTACAACATATTCTTAGGAGATTAAATTCAAAGTCAGTGTTAATGTTAATACatgtgaaacctcacttagcagccacctctttaataagactaCCTGGTTATTGTGGCCACCTCTAGTAAGCCCCAAATACTACTTTATGacctcaataataaggccacctcgTATTATGGCCACTGATCCtagaggtggccctattaatgaggtttcactgaaGCATCGTTTCTTAAACCACCACCCTTTACCCCTTTtacaatatacactgtattatagATTACATGTTACGTCAGCAGCTAATGAGTTGCTACTTGCTAAAATCAAATCCTAGTGAACCATAGCAGTCTATTGGAAATGTTGAAGGGCTAGGGATACATGCAGGCCCAGGCCAGGTAATTGATGTTTTAAATGTATAACTTGAATTGGAATGGCCTTATTTAACACTAATCTCTTTCACCAGAGAAGttattaatgctgtatttcatgtgacaataataatattttgcAGCCTATAAGTATCCGGAGCCAATCATCACTGCCGTCTGGTAATGAAGCAGATCACACAATCTCTGACAGGTGCAGGTCATgtgaaaataataaaattttgcaaTTATTCTGAGCCAATCATCACTGCCTTCTGGTAATGGAGCATATCATGCAAGCTCTGACATGTGACATTAATAAAACTTGAAATTATTCTGAACCAATCATCACTGTCTTCTGGCAATGAAGCAGATCACACAAGCTCTGACAGGTGCAGGTCATGTGACATTAATAAAACTTGCAATTATTCTGAACCAATCATCACTGCCTTTGGTAATGGAGCAGTTTACACAAGCTCTGACAGGTGTAAACTTGACAAAAGCAGTGGTGATCCTCTCTCACACAAGCAAGGCAATTGAACTCTGTcataaattattttgttcatTTTTCAAATTAGTAGATCCAATGTTTTACCAATGATACCTATAGAATGCCAAGATACATACTTGAAGTCATGTGAGCTGTTCTTTTATACCAAATATTTTAATACCTGTCTATACATATAAGGTCTGTTTTCTTTGACCTGTAAAACTGGCAAATCCATTTCTGTGCATCAAGCACATTCATGACAGTGCAATTTCCAATAAGATACAGGTGAATTCAAAATGACACAGCTGGACTGCAGTTGTTGACTATCATGTCAGATCCAATAGTTGCAATGGCTATTGAAAATGGTTACAGTTAAGCCTGTGTTTAAGGAGACCTGGCACCAACCAAAAGTGTATGTCCTGGTTAtgaaggtgtcctgatttccaGGTTAGTGCACATACTAatggatactttgggaccactGACatgtgtccagattatgcacaTGTTCTCATTTTAACACTGTATCACACCATCAGGGGATACTTATGCCAATTGTACataataccaagagtccataataagaggactatggactcttggtactcTTGCTTACGCACCTTACGAATTTTTGTGACCAACTACGTAATATTGGTATGTGATAATTATTGAGCTTCATGTGAGAACTTTCTACATAGAAATCATAGcatctactatatacagtaaAGCAAAAAAGTTACTAGTAAACCTACAACTGTCTGCATAGATTTATGCTGATGTCAATGAAGTGAAGGAGACCTGAACGAAAGCAAGCAGAGTTTCCATTTACGATGTCCTGGAAAATTTGGTTAAAGCTTTGAAACTGTAGTTTAAACTGCTCCTCCCGTTGCTCTATCAAATCAACCCTTTGTTCTAATGGGTCTGTTCCAAATCCACTGAATACTGTTATTTGACCACCAAAATTTTGGTACTGCTGAAGAACATCTTCTGGGTCAGGTATACCAGATAAAGGTAGCTGGCCAGTCTGGTTGTTGGCTTGCATTACAACATTTGGTATTCCTTTATTCATGCCTAATACAAAATAAATTTACATCAAATAAAAGTATGTCCATGCAATAATTAACACCTAGTTATGGAATGAAACCATATAGTAAATCACAGGCTATCAGTGAATCCAATAGTTGGCTGTATCCTTAGCTGCAGTTGAAACAAACTTTAGGGTTTAAGTTCATTGGAACATATTGGAAGAATTTCAATATGTCACAAAGTTGATTTGGGTTTAATTACATCCAACTAATTCAGCCAAACATGTCGTGTATAGTAGGTATTGTAATGATGGTACCTGGAAGGTGATTTTTCCCATACTTTCAttactatactattatactaTACAACAGTACTATATTTGTTCATTTGCAGCTGATAACACATAAGATTTCACAGATTTATGCATGGTTTTGAATAAAAGTGCATAACTGTTAATTTACATTTCAGAGATAAAAGCACATACATGATTAAACTACAGCAGGGTATCCAAGAGACCAGAAAGGCAGGTGATTGTAGCCATATAcctgtatatacgtatataatatataccactttactGTGGGTATTCAAAGGTACCATTCAGGCTCACATATTACCTGGGCAATGTCTAGATATTACCTGGGCAATATCATTAGAATGTGGTTTGCTTATCGCTTTAATgaccaaccagttcaaagatacgaaatgctttgactcattttattgagcgacatagagcgttctattgtgggttttagtttacacattaggcaaggctcagtgtagttgctaagtttattATTTAACAATAACTAAACTATATTCTAAGACTAAAATGATTGCTTGGGCGATGCATGGATGCATATTTTTACCTACTGCATGGGGGGCATGTCAGCCATTGAACAGGTCATGAAACAAGAATATGACAACTAGGTGATtacctaagtacttaactttaTGTGTTACCTTATTTACTGCCACAATAGCAAAGGTTTAATGTAGTATTAGATCTTTTACATCCCAAAAAAACAATTCCCACAATTGAAAGTTTCTGGCATGTGTTGAAACAGCATTCTAGAAGGATAAGATACAAAGGTTTGAAACACTAAaacaattaacaaaaaaatgtaTGCACTTGATAGTCTAGAATGCAGCTGGTGCCCTTTAATGCAGAGTATAAAGTTTAAGCAAACAAATAAAGGCTATTGAAGCAAGATTCTTGTCTGTACCTAAATATATAAGAGTGTACTTGTGTGTTCCcttacacaatacacaacatGTAAATTATACTCCATCATGCCACTTGGTCAAAAATGATTATATCAAGCTTATTTTGTGATTCCATTACAACTGCACGTAAGCTGGTTCAATTGTGTGTCACTGTTgtttactgtatagctatacgtACTTGTTTTGAAGTTGTTCGACAATGAGGGTCCCTTCTTGTATTATTTCGGAAGTGAGAAAGCTGCTCTTGTACAAATAGCATCAACATCCACTCATTCCCATGGTCTACGCGAACCTGATCCCACACTCCATACTGTCTAAGTATAGGTCTACATTGTAAATAAGACACAAATGTATGTGTGACAAGATATTATCGTTTCATGTAAACACACATCTACAGCACATACATCAACACATTGACTAATTTAACACGGATTGATGTACACAGTAATGTATGTGTCACAATATCATGCAGCATATTAATCAACATAAGGGCTAGTCTTACATACATAAAAAGATCTGAATATATGGTGTAGTTATTCTTCACTGGTAAGGTGATAAATCCAACAATTTTTGAACTATATCCATCTAGCGCACATATATGTGTGCATCCAAACATGACCATTTTCTCGTTCTGGTCAATGTGGATCTTATGACTGAAGTAATCAGCACTGTAACGGTGTGGATTGGTCTGTCGCTACACTGCAATTCACCTTATTTCATTAGTTcaatgctactgcatgaattatatagaagctagaaatgAAAACTAACTTATTATATACCTCCTGTTCTCTTTTAACTCATCTGTATTTTTATACTCCAGTCTGACTGACTCTTGAGATAATCGTATGGATTAATTCAGCCACCAATTGCAATTTTTCACCTCTAACTGAATTTCCTAACACTAATTTTTGTCTACCACTGTAAGTCAAAGAATCCATGCTGCTACTCATTTCGGATGCAAAAATAGACTGGATTCCCTTCTCCCTCATTTTCCTCCTAAAATTAGATACTGTGCGTAAATAGAAAGCATTGAAATTACTTGCATCACGTGATGTATAACTACTGAATTATCTCAATGCCCACATGCTgatttacaatgaaaatattgtGCACCTTCAGATCAATGATAGATATATATTATAAGTTAACGTTGAAAGCGCTTTTGTTCTGCATTTTAAAAAGTGTATAAATtttcagtattattattattgcaagacctcgcacagTTAACGCAGCCATAACAAATTACAGTTTAAACGCCAAGCGCCTCTATACACCCCATCATTGTTCCAAGGTTTTAAGCACCTTCATgcgtactaagtgcctctaaaaataattatcgtgtctctgttatttaagacattcaaaGGCTTTTACACaatttttaagacttcacaaccatctgcaaaggccaaaacgACAagaatcaacagtgagacactactaagaggtgattatttgctgcttcaaaatgcaACAACTAACATTACAAGAGAATATGGTTCTCCGGCCCCAACCACCtaccaacttagcctgtttgtgcccctccccttgccagctcctggatccgcccctggaaatATATTATAAGTTAACGTTGAAAGCTCTTTTGTTCTGCATTTTAAAAAGTGTATAAATtttcagtattattattattgcaagacctcgcacagtgagtataaatgcaatatacaaatcaaatatatagctacagctaactaattacaattttacagttcatttataagaaggttgttaaacacggtgatagatgaagcttcaacagtctctggttgcaagttgttccatagTATAGCAAtggaaggaaagaagctgaatttatatgtgtcaattctagtgtataaattttcagtatatCACACTATAACCACACATAAGCAAAAATGAAATAGTTAAATTAAAACAGCAAGCACCTACCACAAAACCATCTCATTGCATTCTTCATGAAGCTACATACATGGTAAATTATTTAATACATGAAGAGGCAGTACAATCAGTAGGAAATCATTCATTGACCGTCAATTAGGAGCTTGAGAACATTAATTCACAACTTGTACAATTTATCTACTGTATCACAACATCCATCCGTGACTGTAAACATTTGTCATTAGGCAGAGTGAGTGACAGCAACCAGTACCTAAAGAAGGTGAGAACATACAACATTCTAAGCTCACTGTTATATGCTACAAACCCAACACAACCCTTATTTATACATGACCTACTAGCAGATGCTGTTGAGATGTGTGGTGGTTATATGAGAACTGTTAAGAATTTTAAACAGATTGGTTCACCAGATACACATGACTGTTTTGTTGCCCAACTTGCCAACAATGAGCGAACACAAAGCATTTGGAATGAGCTGCCATAAATGATCAGATGCATTCACAATTGCTTCGGTTGACAACTTTGACATGTTGCAGAGCTACTCTGCTGTCTATTGCGGCAACCAGCACGCAGTTATCACAGAATCACAGTCCAGATCGTATAAATCTTGTTAGGccaaaatcaaaaaaaaaatgcATATTATTACCAGGTGATAATACCTGAAACCGAAGTCAAAGtagctgtcaaactgtcacccagcactcTCGTgcatactaagtgcctctaagaTAATTATCATGTTACTGGTGTTTGAGaaattcatagccttttaaacagctttgaAGACTTCACAACTATCTACAAAGGCTACAATGGCAAAAAtgaacagtgagacactactataaggtgattatttgctacaAGAAAATCTGCTCTCTCCAACCACCTTCAACTTAGCCTGCTTgtgtccctccccttgccagctcctggattaGCCCCTGGAACAGTAAAGAAGCAAGGCGTAAGAAGCCTTATATCAAGTAACGGTACGAGCATATACCAATTACTCAAACCCTTATAGATAATGTTAAGTACATTTTAGAAGCTGCACTACAGGAGTCTCGGTTCCCTCATCAATGTTGACTCACTGCAAATTTTAAGAAATTCATTTAGTCAATGACTGAGAGGGATGCTGTTTGGAATCTACTGTATGGGCCGACTTTGTATTTGTAAACTGCTATTGTTATTTAACACTGCACCTTGCAATCCAGAGCAGTATTTGGAAGCTTAGATTATCCAGTTTAAAATGAATGGCACCACTATTTGCTGGATTTGATCATGACACATATGTGAGAATTATTCCACGTCACTGGCTGATCTCCAACAGTACCCACTACAGTGTTTGGAAGCAGGAGCATTTACTGTTAGTATTACAGGAAGATGATACTATTCTGTGGCATTCACATGAAACGTGCATTAATAAAGGTATGAAAAGAGCTCTAATACACTCCACCAcacatatttacaaaaaaaactcTTAGTTTTTAAATGATCGTATCAAAGCATTCAACAACCTGATAGAAGAATTGTTTCCTGAGAAATATGACAAGCTTATTAGCAACACAATCACTGATACCACACCATCCACTATATACTATGTACAgaagaaaacatttaaaaactGTGCTTTGACATTAATGCCAAAAAACTGATGAGTGTACAGGAAGAGAATAGGGTAAGACAGGTGATTAAATATTCAAGGCATAAGATACAATGGTGCGAAGGTAGAACAGTATTGTGTATTACCTAGAGCACTGGCTGATGAGGATGGCTACCCACACAAATCAAACAAGAGTCATTGGACTGACAAGCTACAAAAACGCTACCAGTGTACCACACCAAGTATAGAAGACTTATTATTGTGGGTGCCACAAGCAGTGATCATTGATGCTATGTTTGCAATTAATACAAAGCCTCTCAGACAGACAAACACCATTGCAGAGTATGGAAAATTacgttagtcagaataaaattctgttaaatagaaaatttttaaaattccatagcaactttttggaagggtttagagttgctctgaagacatttttgggtttggctgtgcctaaccaataccgccAAATTGTCATGAGGCTgggatatttttggctggaaaacccCAATTCTGCatgatctctactatacagtactaccatactgtatgatatgtatcAGGGGCGGCAGAGAAGGAGGGCCGTAGCTCCTATCAAAAAgattatggaggggcttagcccccctaatATTATCTATATTTGTCATTGAGAACCTAactcaatagcatcaataattcgagatactttaatagagcagtcaagatggagatactctaatagagcagtcacagagcAGTAGAGTAGCAaattacgtatgtagttataaataaggagataaaACTCgggatatagttggtggaggacAGCCAATGTCAGCaagtagttacctttttttggtcttcgacttacaactaggccatggcatcaccaagctagaccccCCTAATGAAGGTTtcacacaaacaaatatttttACAAATCAACAAGACAATAATTAATCAGTCAAATCTAAGTGACTCTCAGAACACACCAGGTCAACTGCTGAGTCCTTAAAAGAACAAAAATGATGATAAGATGACCTAGATCCCTTTAGACAAGCTATTGCTGAGTGGAGTAAAAAAAGTTAACTTGACTCGGCCAGTGAAGTGTTCTACTGTAACACTGCCCGGCCAGAATGCTCAGACAACAAAGTAGCAATACGCTAGCAAACTACAGTAGCCATTCATCTCATTCTCCTTACGCCGCTCTACATCTCGGCTATCCTGGGCCGCAGGACTGTCAGGCC is a window encoding:
- the LOC136244037 gene encoding uncharacterized protein translates to MASSSRVTVMLERQGCDSHELRLEQVTVDTLRRLFQVDPSSTWLREELEETLYFPLPSGNFDLSNQGLSCHAILIVEGPSLQGTTRGNLLPPRPRSLTSTPLSEDVRSSPGSSRGSSSGFQSVVYRHQSTGQSYSLRVIKAEPIQTRHKKKIEFKEISQIFVELEEATANVNYILGVVKRKWGPNYIIVTSDGLPIEEGSATKGLAFWKSPKRKVYAVVQNTDSSDNELDEPRHKKIKQQVVDGMISYTIVENLSGVAANIEQMKEHIEEIRMCAADSKLQIPIALKTSLSENFKCRICHSMPIKPPLMLARCCKSTLSCDTCCRNWYSGPEAIMKRCPLCRAERGTKGDVNKKPYPAENAFRKLTEPVQFFLAQLLLTKPGIYLREIQLELESS